ATAGCCAGATAATTTAGTTGCCTTGAGATTCGTACCATATTAAAATTCCATAATAAGACGTATGGAAATATAGATCATTCTAATTATTAGTAACCATAAAAATGATTTATAAAGTTAAAACACGAAAAAATAAGGAAATACACCAGCCGGGAATCGAACCCGGGTTCGAGCGTTGGCAACGCCCGGTGATAACCGCTACACTACTGGTGTGATATGCATATTTTTGGTGCCCAGACCCGGATTCGAACCGGGGACAACTGCCTCTTCAGGGCAGCGCTCTCCCACTGAGCTACCTGGGCTTCGAGAGCAACCAATACATATCGTTTTTCGATATAAACTTATCGAATCGACATAATTGAAAGATTTGTGGTGGGCCCGCGGAGAGTCGAACTCCGGACCTCCGCCATGTCAAGGCGACGTCATAACCATCTAGACCACGAGCCCAATTTGCTTCTTTGTTGTCCAGTAAAATTGAATCCTGAACAACGCTTCTGTTTCGTATTTACTTCGAACCATGCTGCCCGAAGCAAACACCTATAACCGATTTAATGTATAAAAACGTTTCTACCAAACATGTCATTGAAGACTATTTTACTCGATCTACGAAAACACGAATAATTAGTAATTTTCAGCAACAATCGACGTTATTTTAGGATCATCCCCACACACTGGACATTTCGGATTCTTGTTCACAGTAATCTCATCAAACCTCATTCCGAGGGCATCATAGTAGATCATGCGCCCTACCAGTGACTTTCCGAGACGGGAGATGTACTTCACAACCTCTGTTGCCTGCATGGTCCCAACCACCCCGGGAAGAATACCCATAACTCCGGCAACCCTTGCAGCATCAGTTGATGGAGAGCTGGAGAAAATGCAGCGATAGCATGGCCCCTCGTGAGGAAGAATGGTCATGACCTGGCCCTCGAACATGAAGATGCTGCCATGGAAGAGAGGTTTGTTGTACAGTACACATGCATCGTTCAGGAGATAGCGGGTAGCAAAATTGTCAGAGCAGTCCACAACAACATCATAATCACTGATCAGACCCTCAACATTATCAGGCCCCAGACGCATATCATAAGCCACCACTGTGACATCAGGGTTCAGGCTTTCCACATATTCCTTTGCAGACTCTACCTTTGACCTGCCGAGATTACCTGCATGGATCACCTGACGCTGTAGATTGCTCATCTCCACAATATCGTCATCGATGATGCCAAGAGTTCCTATTCCTGCTGCAGCAAGATACTGTATCACAGGAGAACCAAGTCCTCCAGAACCCACGCAGAGAACTCGCGACTCCAGTAATAACTTCTGCCCATCTTCACCCATGGCCTTCATGATAATATGCTTTGCATACCTTTCCTTTTGATCAGGAGTTAATTTCATAAGACTAATATATACGCATAAAATCTTATAAATAGAGCGGAGATGGAAAAGAGATTTATCATGGTTTATAATTGTAATGAAAAACAGTTATATATAGGGACTCTATTTAGAGAGGACACATGGATTCATTTAATGCAATAACGGCAGCCATATTCCTGCCGTTCATATTTGCCGGGCTTATGCCCATTATGGAAAAGTTGTTAAAGCAACGCGTGGGCTGGTTTGCAGCAGCCACAGCCCTTGCATCCTTCACACTCATCGGCCTGGCAGCGCCGGAAGTACTTGGAGAAGGGCATATAATCCAGGGCACAATATCATGGATACCATCTGCAGGAGTTAACTTTGCAATCTACGCAGACGGACTCGCAATGCTTATCGGATTTATCGCATCCGGCATTGGCGTACTTATCATGTCCTACTCCAATGGATATATGTCCCAGAAAGAGGAACTTAAAAGATACTACCAGTATTTGCTTCTCTTCATGGGATCCATGATAGGAATGGTATTTTCCGCAAATACGATACAATTATTCATATTCTGGGAACTTACCAGTATCACATCTTTCATGCTTATCGGGTATTGGAGGCACAAACCTGAATCCATCTATGGTGCCACCAAATCCCTCCTTATCACCGCTGCCGGCGGACTTGCAATGCTCGCAGGTTTCCTTCTGTTACGCACCATTACAGGCTCTTTTGACCTTGCCGCCATACTGAGTGACCCACAGGTTATCAGTGCAGTTAAGGAACACGAGCTCTTCCTGATAACACTTATACTCATATTGATCGGTGCGGCAGCAAAGTCTGCACAGGGTCCCTTTTACATATGGCTTCCAAACGCAATGGAAGCCCCTACCCCAGTCAGTGCTTTTCTGCACTCAGCAACAATGGTCAAAGCAGGTATCTATTTAGTCGCAAGGATACACCCGATCTTCTCAGGAACAGACGCATGGTTCATCCTTGTAAGCGGCATAGGCATCTTTACAATGTTAGTCGCCGGATTCCTTGCTTTCAGGCAGACCGACATTAAAGGTATCCTGGCATATTCCACCATAAGTCAACTGGCCTACATTATGACCATGTATGGTTACACCACACATCACGAACCAGGCATCGGTGTGGCAGCAGCAACATTCCACCTACTTAACCACGCAACGTTCAAAGCCTGTCTTTTCCTTGTCGCAGGTATCGTTGCACACGAAGCAGCCACGCGCGACATACGAAAGCTCGGAGGGTTGCGGCGTGAGATGCCCATAACTTTCATCGTGGCGAGCATTGCCGCTCTTTCAATGGCAGGCGTGCCACCACTTAACGGTTTCCTTAGTAAGGAGATGTTCTACGAATCATCCCTTGAGATGGGAGCACTCCTTGGAGGCGGGTTCACATTCCTGATCCCTGCATGCGCAGTTCTTGGTGGCGTTTTCACCTTCGCTTACTCTATAAAGCTGATCGACGGGATATTCCTTGGAGAGCGCTCAAAAGAGCATCTTCCGGAACATATCCACGAGCCACCACTCACAATGCTGATACCACCGGCATTCCTGGCATTGCTTGTAGTACTGTTCGGACTTGTCCCATCCCTGCCTATAAACACCATAATTGAACCAACCGTATCAGGCATCCTTCTGGAAACAGCACACCTACATGTAAAGCTCTGGCATGGCATCACAACATCCCTTATAATGACAATTGTCACATTCATACTTGGTATCCTAATATACACCAGATATGATAGGATCGCAGCCTGGCAGGATAATTTCAATGCAAGGTTCCCATGGATCAGCGTCAATTACTACTATGACAACGCAGTGGATTCTGCAAAAGAAAGAGCATTCAAATTCTCCACCATCACACAGCCAGGGAATATCAAATAC
This genomic window from Methanococcoides sp. AM1 contains:
- a CDS encoding molybdopterin-synthase adenylyltransferase MoeB, which produces MKLTPDQKERYAKHIIMKAMGEDGQKLLLESRVLCVGSGGLGSPVIQYLAAAGIGTLGIIDDDIVEMSNLQRQVIHAGNLGRSKVESAKEYVESLNPDVTVVAYDMRLGPDNVEGLISDYDVVVDCSDNFATRYLLNDACVLYNKPLFHGSIFMFEGQVMTILPHEGPCYRCIFSSSPSTDAARVAGVMGILPGVVGTMQATEVVKYISRLGKSLVGRMIYYDALGMRFDEITVNKNPKCPVCGDDPKITSIVAENY
- the mbhE gene encoding hydrogen gas-evolving membrane-bound hydrogenase subunit E, producing MDSFNAITAAIFLPFIFAGLMPIMEKLLKQRVGWFAAATALASFTLIGLAAPEVLGEGHIIQGTISWIPSAGVNFAIYADGLAMLIGFIASGIGVLIMSYSNGYMSQKEELKRYYQYLLLFMGSMIGMVFSANTIQLFIFWELTSITSFMLIGYWRHKPESIYGATKSLLITAAGGLAMLAGFLLLRTITGSFDLAAILSDPQVISAVKEHELFLITLILILIGAAAKSAQGPFYIWLPNAMEAPTPVSAFLHSATMVKAGIYLVARIHPIFSGTDAWFILVSGIGIFTMLVAGFLAFRQTDIKGILAYSTISQLAYIMTMYGYTTHHEPGIGVAAATFHLLNHATFKACLFLVAGIVAHEAATRDIRKLGGLRREMPITFIVASIAALSMAGVPPLNGFLSKEMFYESSLEMGALLGGGFTFLIPACAVLGGVFTFAYSIKLIDGIFLGERSKEHLPEHIHEPPLTMLIPPAFLALLVVLFGLVPSLPINTIIEPTVSGILLETAHLHVKLWHGITTSLIMTIVTFILGILIYTRYDRIAAWQDNFNARFPWISVNYYYDNAVDSAKERAFKFSTITQPGNIKYYMTAMLLLMITVVAIPVITLATNIVPSTLNFDIPPYEAILLLLLIVAALAAAVLPKYLPAIIALSALGYGVSLLFIYLKAPDLALTQVLVETLSTIIFLLAITKIPQKYKEIIPKSVLFRDLAISLAVAASVFVVLLNATQGIVAPFESLSHYFIENSLPLAGGHNIVNVIIVDFRGYDTLGEISVLCLAALGVYNLIHSRGEEQ